A segment of the Triticum urartu cultivar G1812 chromosome 1, Tu2.1, whole genome shotgun sequence genome:
gccacaaactcatccaacacctcgcttgaggtcaaagtgtggaagtccggtcttcggcagatgacggaggacatggccttgtggtagggcatcattgccttgaggaatttgcgcctgatccaattgtcatccgtgtccttgctcccgtgatctcgtagtgagaccgcgagtttggtgactctccgataaagctcacgaggttcttcatcttccttcattgcaaactcatcggcctcatcttgtaccacttcatagttggagcgttgaatgcttgcgcttccccggtagagagacacgacacaatgccatgcatctttggccaaggcgaagggacgaagatgaggtaggtcttcgggtggaattgcatcttgaatgatgaagagagcattctcattgaattgattgtccacGGCTTCttgaggagtgaagttgcttggatcatgtgggtagaaaccttcttcaatgattctccaaaggctagtgttcacatgatttaaatgacgtttaaagcggtaaacccaagaatcaaaatcctcatttttcataatcttaggaggaggaccggcatgattcaaatgagtagaaggaaccggtccaccatacacaagtggtggttccacatgggcaaagatgccggtgccattcttgccactagaaggagccttttcactactagcttcccccttgtcggggatagcatctgACACCTTGTTGGTGAGATcccccactttcaacggtgcggtggatagtttaagcccctcaagaaatttagtaaacatgttttcaacttcggtcgtcatggaggttttcaatgtctccaaggctacattaaactcctcacgagagaccgaagttcccccatcgcccgtagacgagataggattcacaccggagtgttcctccgctccgtctacggtatcaaccatactctttggatgataaagtccttaataaagagacgaggctctgataccaattgaaaggatcgatatggttgactagaggggggtgaataggcaactaccaatttttcgcttttctttaccaaattaaactttgcatcaaagtaggttgtctagatgtgcaactaggtgaacaacctatatgatgcaacaacaacaagcacacaagcaagcaagggaacaaacactaaagagcttgcacaagtaaaggtaagagataaccaagagtggatccggtgaagacgaggatgtgttaccgaagttccttccttttgaggggaagtacgtcttcgttggagcggtgtggaggcacaatgctccccaagaagccactagggccaccgtattctcctcacgccctcacacaatgcgagatgccgtgattccactattggtgcccttgaaggcggcgaccgaacctttacaaacaaggttggggcaaactccacaacttaatcgaaggctcccaacaagaccacgaagcttcaccacaatggaatatggctccgaggtgacctcaaccgtctagggtgctcaaacactcaagagtaacaagatccgctaaggatgagtgggggaatcaaaaatctctcggtggaagtgtagatcggggccttctcaatcactcccgagcaaatcaacaagtttggttggctagggagtgagatcgggcgaaaatggagcttggagcaataatggagctttaatggtggaaAGGTCAAAGGGGGGAAGAAGACACCCTTTTATAATGGGGGAAACAAACCAACCGTTACCCCCCACTCAGCCCCgcagagagcggtactaccgcgggggcagggcggtactaccgctcataagcggtactaccgctccccgccagcggtactgccgcgctagaagagaaggggctggggctgggacccagagcggtactaccacggaggcagggcggtactaccgctcacaagcagcactaccgccactactaccgcagctagtaccgtaaaacccgacacgagaaaatgcgcactcgagtcgaggcggtaggagcacggagccacaacggtactgcggctgaggccatccagcggtactaccgctccgaggagcggtactaccgcttactGAGCTTCAGCCATACTACCGCTATACTGCAGCTAGTGCcgtaaaacccgacacgagaaaatgcgcactcgagtcgaggcggtaggagcacggagccgcagcggtactgcagctgaggccataaagcggtactaccgctccgaggagcggtactgccgcttagtGAGCCTCAGCAGTACTACCACTgtggcctgcggtactaccgctgggtccaGAAAAAGACACAAAGGGGAGAACAGAGAAGCTCCAGAGAGACGGAAAGAAACGGTGGGTGTGAGAAGAACGTGTatgtgttgattccacccaaaccataccgaagcagatcccctcttgatagtacggtgactactacgaaacttagtccaccaacaaagtcacgaaagaagctacaccgtcttgagtagAGCGCCGAGGGGAAATAATCGTTTCGTGCCGAAGGATGAATATCTGAAAGAACTCAAAGCAcccgattagtccgcaaatgcattgtcatcagtcaccaaaacaccgtagggataaatatgcccttacaaaaTGTATGATCTTACAGGTCATAAAGCAACCATTTTTGGTAAATCTGACCTAATGTAATTGCAAATTAAAACATTTTTGGTCCAATTAACACTGACACTAAAAGCAACCTTTACTACTTAAACCCTAGGCCCCTGGACCCATGAAAAATTGGGGGAGAAAGAACCCTAACCGCTACAAATCTCTTCAAACATGGCCATCAACTGCAAACCCCCCATCCTAACACAGGAAGCAACCCTATTTTTGACCtgccactaagttcatcaagaaACTGCTAAAACCCTATCACCCACACCCAATCCGCCAGGAAGTTGAACGAACGCCCAAACCCTAGCTCGTACGCGCAATTGATGCGACTAAGAACTCTTTAAGAGAGCTAAATTGGACAGATCGAGCAACGGAGCTGCTGGCGACAGCGACGTACCGTACAAGGGCGGCGAGGCATCATCATGGCGACGCGAAGGAGCAAGAGGGACGTCGCGCAGGCCCCTCCCGAATGGCGCGGACGGCGGCGGCTCAGCGTCCGACGACGTGCTCATGGAGCCGTCGTTGACGGCGGCGAGCTTAGAGGACGGCCTCGGCAGCGACGACGAGCAGAGAGGGTGCGGGAGTAGAGGAGACATCGAGCGGGTGCGGGAGGAGAGGGAGACAGCGAGCTAGTGCGGTCCGATCAGGTGGGCTGGTTTAACGGTCACGACCATTTTGCAAAAAAAACCCAAATGGACTAGTATTCACCCTAGACACGACCAGGTGGCGGTCAAACCGAGCTGGCGGCCGCTGactcggccaagtcagcaaaTACGTATACGAAATCGTACATACGAATCAAAGCGAACCCCTTGCGCAAGTACATGGACCGTAATTCGGGTATTTTGAAGTAGTGGTACTAAACTGTCAACCGGCTCCAAGTTTAACCTACAGTGAATTTTTCTCTTCGCTATTCTAACTAGGTCCTCATCGTTGCAATGAGATCGACCAAACCTGCGCGGACGCAGAGAGGACAGATCCACCAGGCAACCATCCCTCTCCCACCTCTGTGATGGCTTCCGCCCCGTCGGCCCCGTCGACGGCGCCGTCACTGGTGGACACCCTCTTCCAGCGCTCGCTGGACGATCTCGTCAAGTCCCTCCGCGCCGACCCTTCAGCCGCCGGCGAGTCGCTGGCCGTCGGCCGCGCCCTCTCCGAGATCCACCGCGAGATCCGCGCCCCGGACACGGCGACCAAGGCCGTCGCGCTCCAGAAGTTCACCTACCTCTCCTCCCTCCACTTCGTCCCCGTCGCCTCCCACCCGCTCGCGTTCCCCGCCATCGAGCTCCTCGCCTCGCCGCACCTCCCGCACAAGCGCCTCGCCTACCTCGCCGCCTCGCTGTCGCTCCACCCAGcctcgctctccctcctcccgctCGCCACCCACCAGATCCACAAGGACCTCTCCCCttccacctccgccgccgcctcccaccacGTATGCGCCCTCGCGCTCCAGCTCCTTGCCTCCCCCGCCGCAGCCGCCGCGCCCGACCTCGCCATCCACCTCGCGCACGACCTCGTGCCCCACCTGTCCCGTGGCAGCCCGCGCGCTATCGCAGCCGCAGCGCGCATCATAGCCGCCTCCCCGTCTACTGGTGTGCCGGTCCTCTTCAAGCCGCTGGCGGCATGCCTTGCTTCGTCCGACCCACGGGCGTCAACTGCGGCTGCATCCGCCTTCTGTGAGCTGTCGGCGCCGCCGGCTGATGTGGCCCCATTCCTGCCTCTCGCGCCTGACCTTTACAATCTGCTAACCACATCGCGCTCCAACTGGGCGCTCATCAAGGTGCTCAAGATATTTGCTAGGCTGGCTCCTTTGGAGTCGCGTCTGGCCGCACGGATTGTTGATCCAGTCTGCCAGCTCCTCACTCGTTCTTCAGCCATGTCGCTGACATTCGAGTGTGTCCGCACAGTGCTAACTGCACTACCCGCGCATGGCGCTGCAGTGAGCCTTGCCATTGGGAAAGTCAAGGAATTCCTTGCTGCTTCTGATGATCCTAACCTGCGCTATCTCGGGCTCTTGGCACTTGGTATGCTTGGCCCAGCATATGCATCAACTGTCAATGAGAGCCGTGATGTGATTGCCCTGTCACTGGGTGATGCTGATTCAAACATCCGCAGGGAGGCATTGCACCTTATGATGGGAATGGTTGATGAAAACAATGTCATGGATATTGCTGGCATGCTGGTCAGTCATGCCGCAAGGTCAGACCCAGAGTTTGCAAATGATATTCTTGGGGCCGTCCTAGCAGCATGTGGGCGCAATGTATATGAGCTGGTGTCAGATTTTGATTGGTATGTCTCGCTACTGGCAGATATGGCTAGGAGCTTGCATTGTGTGCAGGGGGATGAGATTGGTCGCCAGCTTGTTGATGTGGGACTTAGGGTGCATGATGCACGGCCAGAGCTTGTTCGTTCAGCTCGATCTCTCCTAATTGATCCTGCTTTGCTTGGGAACAATCTCCTATGCTCTGTTCTTTCTGCTGCTGCATGGGTCTCTGGTGAGTATATTGATTGTAGCAAGGATCCTGTTGAGCTTGTTGAGGCACTATCACAGCCAAGGACTAGCCTCTTGCCAATGTCAGTGAGAGCTGTCTACATCCAGGCAGTACTTAAAGTGGTCACCTTCTGTTGCAATTTATATGTAGAGAGTTCGAATGATTCAAACAAGGAATCGGATATAGTGTTTGATGAGTTAGCTGTTGATCAAACTGTTAGCAGGGGAATCAAGTCTGAAATTCGTCCTGCTGAAGAACAAATCGTTATGCCAGGCACAGCTAAAAACGACCCCTTTTCAAACAAATCAATAGTTTACATGATTAACTTGGTTGAAACAACGGTTGGACCACTTGTTGAGTCCAAGGAAGTTGAGGTCCTGGAGAGGGCACGCAACCTGATGGGTTTTGTCCATTTGTTAAGAGAGATCTGGGAGTTGAAGGAAAGGAAGGTCAGTGATCATAACAAGCATAACCGGGTCATGGAGCTCATTAATAGTATGCAAACAGTATTCTCTCAGGAATTAAGGCCTGTTTCTGTGAATGCCCAGAAGAAAATTTCCCTTCCTGAGGATCTTGTCTTGCATGAAAATCTGTCTGAACTTGCTGACATTTTAAGTGAAGATGACACTACTCTGTCAACTTCAATTTCTTTTATCTCTCGCAACTGTCATTCTGTAGAGACTAGAGATGAGCCTGCAGTAGTGTCAGTTGATTCATCTTCTCTTTTTGAGCACCGTAAACGGCATGGGATGTACTATCTCCCAACAGGAAAAGCTGAGGATGACGCAAATAACTACCCTCGTGCCAATGATCCTCTTCTTTCTGTTGAGAATGCAAGTGCCATGGAGGATAAATCCGAGACTGTCCAGCCTGTATCTGCTGGGAAAAAATTGAAGGCCATGAGGTCCAGACCAAAAGTAGTGAAATTGGATGGCGAAGATTTCCTAAGTTCCATGATGACTAGTG
Coding sequences within it:
- the LOC125513239 gene encoding AP-3 complex subunit delta, encoding MASAPSAPSTAPSLVDTLFQRSLDDLVKSLRADPSAAGESLAVGRALSEIHREIRAPDTATKAVALQKFTYLSSLHFVPVASHPLAFPAIELLASPHLPHKRLAYLAASLSLHPASLSLLPLATHQIHKDLSPSTSAAASHHVCALALQLLASPAAAAAPDLAIHLAHDLVPHLSRGSPRAIAAAARIIAASPSTGVPVLFKPLAACLASSDPRASTAAASAFCELSAPPADVAPFLPLAPDLYNLLTTSRSNWALIKVLKIFARLAPLESRLAARIVDPVCQLLTRSSAMSLTFECVRTVLTALPAHGAAVSLAIGKVKEFLAASDDPNLRYLGLLALGMLGPAYASTVNESRDVIALSLGDADSNIRREALHLMMGMVDENNVMDIAGMLVSHAARSDPEFANDILGAVLAACGRNVYELVSDFDWYVSLLADMARSLHCVQGDEIGRQLVDVGLRVHDARPELVRSARSLLIDPALLGNNLLCSVLSAAAWVSGEYIDCSKDPVELVEALSQPRTSLLPMSVRAVYIQAVLKVVTFCCNLYVESSNDSNKESDIVFDELAVDQTVSRGIKSEIRPAEEQIVMPGTAKNDPFSNKSIVYMINLVETTVGPLVESKEVEVLERARNLMGFVHLLREIWELKERKVSDHNKHNRVMELINSMQTVFSQELRPVSVNAQKKISLPEDLVLHENLSELADILSEDDTTLSTSISFISRNCHSVETRDEPAVVSVDSSSLFEHRKRHGMYYLPTGKAEDDANNYPRANDPLLSVENASAMEDKSETVQPVSAGKKLKAMRSRPKVVKLDGEDFLSSMMTSANILKAADKSEGMGKKMDTGESSSQWIQNIYADTGSLSTSSSRTSKQHDLTKEKSTPPDIDRKEARKHKTSSRSGHRQGKHTHRERPSTQPDVAPQAPVVQDFLL